Genomic segment of Salvia hispanica cultivar TCC Black 2014 chromosome 2, UniMelb_Shisp_WGS_1.0, whole genome shotgun sequence:
cgaatctacatcgaatatgcatgattatgtgtttatttgatgttatatctatagatctatgtaaattgcatgaaattggagtcgaatgcataatcacctaaatagatccgtctaggacctgtttggtttccgtgtcttccgctgcggtagtcccaacaccGGGGATGCAGCCCGGGATTCGGGGATGCTGGGGGTGTAGCCGGGGGACAATGTTCTTGACTTTTTGACTGCGTCTTCCCACACATCGACCCTAGTGGAGACTCAATTCACTGGAGATGACACTTTCTCCCTAGAGGAGTTGTTGGAACAAGTCGATCGATACGAAGACACTCCCATTCATACCGGGGAGTAGGTCGGTGGCGGGGGCGGGGTgcaccgaagaagaagaagggcaaGGGAAAANNNNNNNNNNNNNNNNNNNNNNNNNNNNNNNNNNNNNNNNNNNNNNNNNNNNNNNNNNNNNNNNNNNNNNNNNNNNNNNNNNNNNNNNNNNNNNNNNNNNGTGGTTATCCGTCACAGGAACTTTTACGAGAAGTGCTGGAGAAACCTGTGCTGAGACTGGTCCCTCATATTGGCTATGTCAGCCTTTTCCCCTTTATGGGTAGGCTTATACCAGCTGTGAGTTAATCTATGTATTAACTTCATTCATTTGGTTCTGCATcaattcattcatattttggtGGTTGTTTTATGTTCCTTCTGTGCCATTCTACATGATTCAGGATTCATGGATATTAGAGAAACAGCTTGATCTAATCTCAGACACAAGTACTCTGTGGACTAAGTTTGGACTCAGATCCCTTGCCAAAACAAGGTAAGAAAGATTAGGTTTACAATGCACCCTTGTCAGGAATAAATTTCTACATTTTAACTAATATTGCAGACGTTTTTTACACTTGTTAAGCTTCACACTAAATTTGCTATACTTGCGGCAGCTCAATATACATGAAACGAAATACTGAGCATGACGCACCATATTGGAGAGGGCCAATTTGGATGaatatgaattatatgattCTTTCAGCACTAAACTATTATTCTCAAGGTACGTATTGCTGAAGAATTCATTTCCTTTTCAGATTAAACTTTGTTTGACATGTGGTAACAATATCATTGATGGTTGTAGTGGATGGACCATATCGAGATCGATCAAAGACCATATACACCGAATTGAGGAACAACTTGATTCAGTATGTTGCCGCCTAAATACTCTCTTTTAAAAGATATACTCCAACTCTTATTAGGTTGGTGGGTGGTAAATTATTAACTATTTCTATTGCAGAAATGTGGTGAAGAACTATAAGCAGACCGGCTTTTTGTGGGAACAGTACGATCAAAAGAAAGGGAAGGGAAAAGGCGCACGACTGTTCACAGGCTGGACATCACTTACAGTATTGATCATGGCTGAATCCTATAGCGAGTGTTAGGATGCTAACTGAAGTCTTACACAAGATGCAATGCTTCTTTTTTGGACTGGTTGCCAACTGACTGCACATATATTTAGATGGTGGGATGACTAATCGGTAGCTCAACTAGCTAAGTTTTGCAATCTTATAGTTACTGGTGTTTTGTGGCAGATGTACGATAAATGGACTTGTATGAAGCAATTCAATAATTACTGATTTATATCTTTTGTTATTGCTGATGTTTTTCACGGATGAAATAACTTATGGAGTAAAATTAAAGCTTTATGCGTCTCTATAGGATCACTTTTCAAGAATTGTTTAGTTCACTGAACTTGCCTATGCAAGAATTTCATAACCACCTTAAAATCATTGGTATGACTTGCCACTGCTTTCACCCATTTGATATATACAATCAACAACCACCATGTACACACAACCAAATGAAGTAGTTATATGTCTAAAACATTAGCATGAATTAAGTTTGAGCATTGTTACAATATAGGACTAAAATGAGGGGAATTAACTTTGACTAGGCAAACAAATTGTTATAGTACAATTGAAGGGAAGTGAGTGCTACAGAATTCACTTTGAAATTAGTCTTGTTGGGTCATTTCTGTATCTGTATCTTCAGCCATTATGATTTCCATATCTCTCACATCCCGCTTCAGCACATTGCCCAGTCTCGCAATAGCCTCAGTTTGCCGTTGCAATACCTGTTTGTATAACAACGTTAACGCATTCAATAATACAGTAACACTAGCTTTTTGTTATTTACGGTGAATACTCAAAGGTACAAGGAGGAAAGTGTCGGATGATATGTTAAGCATTTTACTGAATTAGCCTTCCCTTTACCTCCTGCATATCAGATAGACTTTGTTCATGAATTTTGGTTGATCCTGGCAGATACATTGAGCTACCAATTAGGCTGTCTGCTTGAAGGCGAGATACCATGAGTAGATTTTGAACCCGTCTAGAAAGTTCTGCTCCAGATCCTTTTAACTGCAACTTTACATACTTATTTGTGTCCACTTTAACATTTCAATTGACACAAAATAGGTGAAGAGTAACCTGTCTCGTTGTTGCAGCCAACTTCTCTGCTAATTCTACTTCTCCTTTCATTAGAGGTACTCGACAACCTTTACCCTCCAGTGCCTCTATTATTCTCATTGCCTGATTAACACAAGACATACAATAATGAAAAACAGGACAATGCTATGAGATACTAGTAACAACTATAATGGCAAATGCAGGCCTATTGCAAGAGACAAAGCAACCAGTAGCCTGCATATGACAT
This window contains:
- the LOC125208082 gene encoding mannosyl-oligosaccharide glucosidase GCS1-like codes for the protein MGRLIPADSWILEKQLDLISDTSTLWTKFGLRSLAKTSSIYMKRNTEHDAPYWRGPIWMNMNYMILSALNYYSQVDGPYRDRSKTIYTELRNNLIQNVVKNYKQTGFLWEQYDQKKGKGKGARLFTGWTSLTVLIMAESYSEC